From a single Candidatus Acidiferrales bacterium genomic region:
- a CDS encoding HNH endonuclease, with protein MSPAILQTPVLVLNATYEPINITAVRRALILLLKGVARTEEQNHSVVHSSRMVIPVPSVIRLLEYRHIPHQTRALSRKNILLRDRNTCQFCGRVFPSAELTLDHVVPRSRSGHSTWENLVASCYACNNLKGDRTPEEAGLRLIRKPRPFTLHSSRHLMRMIGSQEERWRKYLFY; from the coding sequence ATGTCACCTGCTATCTTGCAAACGCCGGTTCTGGTGCTCAACGCCACCTACGAACCGATCAATATCACCGCCGTGCGGCGCGCCTTGATCTTGCTGCTCAAGGGGGTAGCTCGCACCGAGGAGCAAAACCACAGTGTGGTGCATTCCTCGAGGATGGTGATTCCCGTGCCGTCCGTCATCCGGTTGCTTGAATACCGCCACATCCCCCACCAGACTCGCGCCCTCTCGCGAAAAAACATTTTGCTGCGCGACCGCAACACCTGCCAGTTCTGCGGCCGCGTGTTCCCTTCGGCCGAGCTGACCCTTGACCACGTGGTTCCTCGTTCGCGCAGCGGCCACTCCACCTGGGAAAATCTGGTCGCTTCCTGCTACGCCTGCAACAACCTCAAGGGCGACCGCACGCCGGAGGAGGCTGGCTTGAGGCTCATCCGCAAACCCCGGCCCTTCACCCTCCATAGCAGCCGCCACTTGATGCGCATGATTGGCTCGCAAGAAGAAAGATGGCGGAAATATCTCTTCTATTAG
- a CDS encoding DUF2914 domain-containing protein has product MPRRKIFWISLAALMLITALVLAEATVTEAVVCTGVEQREPKGAAETFDAGVGQLFCFTRIEGAAGTTIKHAWYWRDALQREISLPIGGSPWRTWSQKNIQPSQTGAWRVDVVAEDGAVLKSSNFTVGKK; this is encoded by the coding sequence ATGCCACGCAGAAAAATATTCTGGATCTCGCTGGCGGCCTTGATGCTCATCACCGCCCTGGTCCTGGCTGAGGCCACGGTGACCGAAGCGGTGGTTTGCACGGGCGTCGAGCAGCGCGAGCCCAAGGGAGCGGCGGAGACTTTCGATGCCGGCGTGGGGCAGCTCTTCTGCTTCACGCGCATCGAAGGAGCCGCTGGAACCACCATCAAACACGCCTGGTATTGGCGCGATGCCTTGCAGCGGGAAATTTCGCTTCCGATCGGCGGCAGCCCCTGGCGCACCTGGAGCCAGAAGAACATTCAGCCGAGCCAGACCGGGGCCTGGCGGGTGGACGTGGTTGCCGAGGATGGCGCGGTTCTGAAATCGTCAAATTTCACCGTGGGAAAGAAGTAG